A window of the Lactuca sativa cultivar Salinas chromosome 5, Lsat_Salinas_v11, whole genome shotgun sequence genome harbors these coding sequences:
- the LOC111903512 gene encoding cyclin-dependent kinase inhibitor 3, which yields MGRYMRKANLTGDVVAVMDVSQSSLGVRTRAKTLALQKLRATKSTATPPESPAAEQDSELSYLQLRSRRLEKPPFQQLTCCRQQNPNPNLLTISSGVSGSVGSGSLDTQIKAGEETEESCHFGENNIDFDGRERSTRESTPCSLIKDIYDIYTPGSSTRSMNLEASRTSQNSMPLAQEIEEFFTRHDQEQQRRFADKYNFDIVNEKPLGGRYEWVQVQSQ from the exons ATGGGAAGGTACATGAGGAAAGCTAATTTGACCGGAGACGTGGTGGCCGTAATGGATGTTTCGCAGTCGTCTCTTGGCGTCCGAACGCGAGCCAAAACCCTAGCGTTGCAGAAACTTCGAGCTACGAAATCAACTGCTACACCGCCAGAGTCGCCAGCGGCGGAACAAGACAGTGAATTGTCTTATCTCCAGCTACGCAGCCGGCGGCTAGAGAAACCACCGTTTCAACAACTAACATGCTGCAGGcaacaaaaccctaaccctaatcttcTCACGATTTCTTCAGGTGTTTCTGGTTCTGTCGGGTCGGGTTCATTAGACACTCAAATTAAAGCAGGTGAAGAAACAGAGGAGTCTTGTCATTTTGGAGAAAATAATATTGATTTTGATGGCAGAGAAAG GAGCACCCGAGAAAGCACTCCTTGTAGCTTGATAAAGGACATATATGACATTTATACCCCTGGTTCTAGCACACGATCCATGAATCTAGAAGCTTCTAGAACATCCCAGAATTCAATGCCTTTGGCACAGGAGATTGAGGAGTTCTTTACCCGTCATGACCAGGAACAACAAAGACGGTTTGCTGACAA GTACAACTTTGACATAGTGAATGAAAAGCCGCTTGGAGGACGATATGAGTGGGTACAAGTACAATCCCAATAA